The Salinigranum rubrum genome contains the following window.
TGGGTTCGCTGAACACGATTGTGTAGCCGTCCGGACCCTCGATCGAAACGCCGCGTCCGACCATCGAGCCGAAGAACCACTGCTCGATCGTCTCCGGAGCGGTCAGTGCGTCCCAGACGGTCCCGGTCGATGCGTCGATCGTCATCGTTGCGCTCGCGGAGTATATTCGCTCGTGGTGTCATTCACTCAGTTTCAGGACGGCCGTCACCACGTCCCAGTTCCGCCGCGTGGTCTCCATCCGGAGCGGCTTCCCGGCATCGGTGAAACGGCCATCGCCGAGCGCGTCCTTGTCGAGTTCGCTGTAGATGGCTCGGTCGTGTACGACAAAGGACTCCGCCTCGTTCTGCGCGTCGAGCAGTGCGTCGACCTGTTCGTCCGTCGGTTTCTTGTGGAGGAACGTGACGTAGTGTTTGGTACCGTCTTCCCCTGGAGTGTCGAAGGGTTGACCGGCCACGACGTCTCCAAGCTCCTCCCCCGTTCGAATCATGACGGAGATGTCGTAGCCGAACTCGTCCTCGATGGCGTCGTGGATCTCCTCGCGGAGCACGCCTTGATCCGTCTCTGCGGCCTCGAACACGACGTTCCCGCTCTGGATGTACGTCTCGGCGCCTTCGTAGCCGAGTGACAAGAACAGTCCGGAGCTCGTCCATCTTCATCCGGTTATGGGCGCCGACGTTGATCCCACGGAGGAAGGCGATGTACGTCGTCATTGGTCGTAGCCGGGAATTGGATCGCGGCGACCGTACGTCCCATCGCGCCGGCGGTGAAGCAGAAGCGGATTGTCGTCAGGGTCGCCGACCACCGCCATGTCACAGACGCTTGTCTCGACCGGACCCATCAGGACAGTGCGACCTGCATCGCGGAGTTCATCGGTGGCCTCCTCGACATCGTCGACTGCGAGTGCAAGCGCGATACCGGAGTCCCCGGGAGATGTCGGGAACTGGGGATTCTCTTCTCCGAGCGCGAGCGTGGTTGGGGGAAGTGCGAGTTCCGCCCAGCCAGTCTCCTCGTCGAGTGACTCGAGGGCGAGGCCGAGTGTATCACGGTAGAACGCCACTGACTCGCCGACGTCACTGACAGTGATGAGCACGAAGTCAGCTGCTTTCGCGTTCATTTAGGACACTCGTCCGGGCGTCGCCTTAGTGCCACCGCCGGTGATTATCGGTCCCCAAACTGGGCGAAGGGCGCATATCGTGCATGCCACTTCTCGATG
Protein-coding sequences here:
- a CDS encoding VOC family protein; this encodes MNAKAADFVLITVSDVGESVAFYRDTLGLALESLDEETGWAELALPPTTLALGEENPQFPTSPGDSGIALALAVDDVEEATDELRDAGRTVLMGPVETSVCDMAVVGDPDDNPLLLHRRRDGTYGRRDPIPGYDQ